A section of the Procambarus clarkii isolate CNS0578487 chromosome 38, FALCON_Pclarkii_2.0, whole genome shotgun sequence genome encodes:
- the LOC138372260 gene encoding zinc finger protein 98-like: MKSHMLVHTDDKPHECPECGKRYSRLGYMKSHMLVHSGDKPHECPECGKRFSRLGYMKSHMLVHSGDKPHECPECGKRFTHRGTMKTHMLVHSGDRPHECPECGKRFRHLAHMKTHRMVHADERPLECAECGKKFRKRGNIIQHMLVHSDDKPHECPECGKRFSRLGDVKSHMLVHSDDKPHECPECGKRFRLFGHMKRHRMVHADERPFQCAECGQKFRKRRSIIEHMLVHSGDKPHECPECGKRFSQSGNMKTHMLVHSGDKPHECPECGKRFRQLGHMKRHKMIHADNRLNTLSMEDN; encoded by the coding sequence atgaagtctcacatgctagtgcatacagatgacaaacctcatgaatgtccagagtgtgggaagagatacaGTCGTCTTGGATatatgaagtctcacatgctagtgcattcaggtgacaaacctcatgaatgtccagagtgtgggaagagattcagtcgtcttggatatatgaagtctcacatgctagtgcattcaggtgataaacctcatgaatgtccagagtgtgggaagagattcactcatcgtggaactatgaagactcacatgttagtgcattcaggtgatagacctcacgagtgtccagagtgtgggaagagattccgtcATCTtgcacatatgaagactcacaggatggtgcatgcggacgaAAGACCTTTAGAATGTGCTgaatgtggcaaaaaatttagaaaacgtggaaatataattcagcacatgttagtgcattcagatgacaaacctcatgaatgtccagagtgtgggaagagattcagtcgtcttggagatgtgaagtctcacatgctagtgcattcagatgacaaacctcatgaatgtccagagtgtgggaaaagattcagactttttggacatatgaagagacaccggatggtgcatgcggatgagagaccttttcaatgtgccgagtgtggccaaAAATTTAGAAAACGTAGATCTATAAtagagcacatgttagtgcattcaggagacaaacctcatgagtgtccagagtgtggaaagagatttagtcagagtggaaatatgaagactcacatgttagtgcattcaggtgacaaacctcatgagtgtccagagtgtggaaagagattccgtcagcttggacatatgaagaggcataagatgatacatgcagataataggctaaacactttgagtatggaagataattaa